Proteins from a genomic interval of Desulfovibrio aminophilus DSM 12254:
- the ftsZ gene encoding cell division protein FtsZ — MQYFEIEHDTSAKIKVVGCGGGGGNAVNNMIQSALKGVQFIVANTDGQDINKSLAENKLQIGERLTKGLGAGANPDIGREAAMESIETIREQVTGADMVFITAGMGGGTGTGAAPVVAQAAREAGALTVAVVTKPFYFEGKRRLEQAERGIAELRKVVDSIITIPNDRLLQLAAKKASFQDMLKKADEVLYYGVKGIADLITVHGLINLDFADVKAVMSNSGLALMGTGIASGEGRAKEAAMKAITSPLLEDVSIEGAKGVLMNISCSPDMTIEEVSEAANIIYKEADDNAQIFFGTVFDPDAGDEMRITVIATGIDNVRAEAERPARSGLTLVNPKAQSQGVVAPPTRRMHKVVMSEDRNIPAYLRAGINNEAQAVEPQPMRRAAVAGPGEEEFIFEEDELDVPAFIRKKAD; from the coding sequence ATGCAATACTTCGAGATCGAGCACGACACGAGCGCCAAGATCAAAGTGGTGGGCTGCGGCGGCGGCGGCGGAAACGCCGTGAACAACATGATCCAGTCGGCCCTCAAGGGGGTCCAGTTCATCGTCGCCAACACCGACGGACAGGACATCAACAAGTCCCTGGCCGAGAACAAGCTCCAGATCGGCGAACGCCTGACCAAGGGCCTGGGCGCGGGCGCCAACCCGGACATCGGGCGCGAGGCGGCCATGGAGAGCATCGAGACCATCCGTGAGCAGGTCACCGGCGCCGACATGGTCTTCATCACCGCAGGCATGGGCGGCGGCACCGGCACCGGCGCGGCCCCCGTGGTGGCCCAGGCGGCCCGCGAGGCCGGAGCCCTGACCGTGGCCGTGGTCACCAAGCCTTTCTACTTCGAGGGCAAGCGCCGCCTGGAGCAGGCCGAGCGCGGCATCGCCGAACTTCGCAAGGTGGTGGACTCGATCATCACCATTCCCAACGACCGTCTCCTCCAGCTCGCGGCCAAGAAGGCCAGCTTCCAGGACATGCTCAAGAAGGCCGACGAGGTTCTCTACTACGGCGTCAAGGGCATCGCGGACCTGATCACCGTGCATGGCCTGATCAACCTGGACTTCGCCGACGTGAAGGCGGTCATGTCCAACTCCGGCCTGGCCCTCATGGGCACCGGCATCGCCTCGGGCGAAGGCCGCGCCAAGGAGGCCGCCATGAAGGCCATCACCAGCCCGCTGCTGGAGGACGTGTCCATCGAGGGCGCCAAGGGCGTGCTCATGAACATCTCCTGTTCGCCGGACATGACCATCGAGGAGGTCTCCGAGGCCGCCAACATCATCTACAAGGAAGCCGACGACAACGCGCAGATCTTCTTCGGCACGGTCTTCGACCCGGACGCCGGGGACGAGATGCGCATCACGGTCATCGCCACGGGCATCGACAACGTGCGCGCCGAGGCCGAGCGTCCGGCCCGTTCCGGCCTGACCCTGGTCAACCCCAAGGCCCAGAGCCAGGGCGTGGTGGCCCCGCCGACCCGCCGCATGCACAAGGTGGTCATGAGCGAAGACCGGAACATCCCGGCCTACCTGCGCGCCGGCATCAACAACGAGGCCCAGGCCGTGGAGCCCCAGCCCATGCGCCGCGCCGCCGTGGCCGGTCCCGGCGAGGAGGAGTTCATCTTCGAGGAAGACGAGCTGGACGTCCCGGCCTTCATCCGCAAGAAGGCCGACTAG
- the murG gene encoding undecaprenyldiphospho-muramoylpentapeptide beta-N-acetylglucosaminyltransferase, whose protein sequence is MEKIVITTGGTGGHIFPALAVAGEILKRHPRCGVLFLGGPGPEGELARKAGLEFRELPAKGIVGRGLKGLFASTWLVGGLCKALAALRSFRPQAVIGFGGYAGFCPVLAARILGIPTAVHEQNSVPGVTNRILGKVARRIFLSFPDRAGAFPAAKTRLTGNPVRPEIAAVGAAAPRAQGRNLLVLGGSQGARAVNDAVIAALPLLREARVEIVHQAGPADAERVRRAYEEAGLDGLAVRGFIEDMAGEYARADLLLCRSGATTVFEAAAAGKPAVLVPFPHATHDHQTVNARALAEAGGAVVLAQSGLTARVLADTVTELLDDSSRLAGMARAARSFARPDAASAIVDGIGELPLRAA, encoded by the coding sequence GTGGAGAAAATCGTGATCACCACCGGCGGCACCGGTGGCCACATCTTCCCGGCGCTGGCCGTGGCCGGGGAAATCCTGAAGCGACACCCCCGCTGCGGGGTGCTCTTCCTCGGCGGCCCCGGGCCCGAAGGCGAATTGGCCCGCAAGGCCGGTCTGGAGTTCCGCGAACTTCCGGCCAAGGGCATCGTGGGCCGGGGGCTCAAGGGCCTCTTCGCCTCCACCTGGCTCGTCGGCGGCCTGTGCAAGGCCCTGGCAGCCCTGCGCTCCTTCCGGCCCCAGGCCGTGATCGGCTTCGGCGGCTACGCCGGGTTCTGCCCGGTGTTGGCGGCCCGCATCCTGGGCATCCCCACGGCCGTCCACGAGCAGAACTCCGTGCCCGGCGTGACGAACCGCATCCTCGGAAAGGTGGCCCGGCGGATTTTCCTCTCCTTCCCGGACCGCGCCGGGGCCTTCCCGGCGGCCAAGACCCGGCTCACCGGCAACCCCGTGCGGCCGGAGATCGCCGCCGTGGGCGCGGCCGCCCCCCGGGCTCAGGGGCGCAACCTGCTCGTGCTCGGCGGCAGCCAGGGCGCGCGGGCCGTGAACGACGCCGTGATCGCGGCCCTGCCGCTGCTGCGCGAAGCCCGGGTGGAGATCGTGCACCAGGCCGGCCCCGCCGACGCCGAACGCGTGCGCCGGGCCTACGAGGAAGCCGGGCTGGACGGCTTGGCCGTGCGCGGCTTCATCGAGGACATGGCCGGGGAATACGCCCGGGCCGATCTCCTGCTCTGCCGCTCCGGGGCCACCACGGTCTTCGAGGCCGCCGCGGCAGGAAAACCCGCCGTGCTGGTGCCCTTCCCCCACGCCACCCACGACCACCAGACGGTCAACGCCCGGGCCCTGGCCGAGGCGGGCGGCGCGGTGGTCCTGGCCCAGTCCGGGCTCACGGCGCGCGTGCTGGCCGACACGGTGACGGAACTTCTGGACGATTCCTCCCGGCTGGCCGGAATGGCCCGCGCCGCGCGCTCCTTCGCCCGGCCGGACGCGGCCTCGGCCATCGTGGACGGGATCGGGGAACTGCCGCTTCGGGCGGCCTGA
- the murC gene encoding UDP-N-acetylmuramate--L-alanine ligase has protein sequence MRSRVNTIHMVGIGGAGMSGIAEVLLNLGFAVTGSDLSAGAAVRRLKTLGATVFIGHGAENVTEADVLVKSTAIAENNPELARARELGIPIIPRAEMLAELMRLKTGIAVAGTHGKTTTTSLLATIFTEAELDPTVIIGGRLNTYGSNARLGEGEYLIAEADESDGSFLCLSPIITVVTNVDKDHMDHYPDLAAIDQAFTQFMNHIPFYGMNVVCGDDPGVQRLLPAIKRPVLTYGLGKRNRLRGEIMASHLRSVFKVGLDGEPWGEVTLSHPGHHNVLNALAAIGVAIEAGLPKEAILQGLANFGGVGRRFEKKGERKGVLVVDDYGHHPAEIKATLDTAKACFPERRLVVAFQPHRFTRTQALFGDFCKVFDGVDQLLLTEIYPASEAPIPGVNGLSLAQGIRQVSKTAVRFFPDFAAMERALPECLKPGDLFLTLGAGSIWQIGENWLNAAEDAE, from the coding sequence ATGCGCAGCCGCGTGAACACCATCCACATGGTGGGCATCGGCGGCGCGGGCATGAGCGGCATCGCCGAGGTGCTTCTCAACCTCGGCTTCGCGGTCACGGGTTCGGACCTCTCGGCCGGGGCCGCCGTGCGCCGCCTCAAGACCCTGGGGGCCACGGTCTTCATCGGCCACGGCGCGGAGAACGTCACCGAGGCCGACGTGCTGGTGAAGTCCACGGCCATCGCCGAGAACAACCCCGAGTTGGCCCGGGCCCGCGAACTGGGCATCCCGATCATCCCCCGGGCCGAGATGCTGGCCGAGCTGATGCGCCTGAAGACCGGCATCGCGGTGGCCGGAACCCACGGCAAGACCACCACGACCTCGCTCCTGGCGACCATCTTCACCGAGGCCGAACTGGACCCCACGGTGATCATCGGCGGCCGCCTGAACACCTACGGATCCAACGCCCGCCTGGGCGAGGGCGAATACCTCATCGCCGAGGCCGACGAGTCCGACGGCTCGTTCCTCTGCCTCTCCCCGATCATCACTGTGGTCACCAACGTGGACAAGGACCACATGGACCACTACCCCGATCTGGCGGCCATCGACCAGGCCTTCACCCAGTTCATGAACCACATCCCGTTCTACGGCATGAACGTGGTCTGCGGCGACGACCCCGGCGTGCAGCGCCTCCTGCCCGCCATCAAGCGCCCGGTGTTGACCTACGGCCTGGGCAAAAGGAACCGCCTGCGCGGCGAGATCATGGCCTCGCATCTGCGCAGCGTGTTCAAGGTCGGCCTGGACGGCGAACCCTGGGGCGAGGTGACCCTCTCCCATCCCGGCCACCACAACGTGCTCAACGCCCTGGCCGCCATCGGCGTGGCCATCGAGGCCGGACTGCCCAAGGAGGCCATCCTCCAGGGCCTGGCCAACTTCGGCGGCGTGGGCCGCCGCTTCGAGAAGAAGGGCGAACGCAAGGGCGTGCTCGTGGTGGACGACTACGGCCACCATCCGGCCGAGATCAAGGCCACCCTGGACACGGCCAAGGCCTGTTTCCCGGAACGCCGCCTGGTGGTGGCCTTCCAGCCGCACCGCTTCACCCGCACCCAGGCCCTGTTCGGGGACTTCTGCAAGGTCTTCGACGGCGTGGACCAGCTCCTGCTGACCGAGATCTACCCGGCCTCCGAGGCCCCGATTCCCGGAGTCAACGGTTTGTCCCTGGCCCAGGGCATCCGACAGGTGAGCAAGACGGCGGTGCGCTTCTTCCCGGATTTCGCGGCCATGGAGCGGGCCCTGCCGGAATGCCTCAAGCCCGGCGACCTGTTCCTGACCCTGGGCGCGGGCAGCATCTGGCAGATCGGCGAGAACTGGCTCAACGCCGCAGAGGACGCGGAGTAG
- a CDS encoding periplasmic heavy metal sensor, which translates to MSKRSVMAIAALAALLALSAVAFAGQGRGPGGGMGSLYAGLTPEKQAAVDKIFEKHQKKIFELREQYWAKDTELDALTASGKAEKADIQSLVADMSKIRLQLDQERQALAAELSKETGVKFGPGGGFGPGMGFGPGGCPGYGGCAGSGGCPAY; encoded by the coding sequence ATGAGCAAACGTTCGGTAATGGCGATCGCGGCCCTGGCCGCCCTGCTGGCCCTCTCGGCCGTGGCCTTCGCGGGCCAGGGACGCGGACCGGGAGGCGGCATGGGCTCGCTCTACGCCGGGCTGACCCCGGAGAAACAGGCCGCCGTGGACAAGATCTTCGAGAAGCATCAGAAGAAGATCTTCGAGCTGCGGGAGCAGTATTGGGCCAAGGACACCGAGCTGGACGCCTTGACCGCCTCGGGCAAGGCCGAGAAGGCCGACATCCAGTCCCTGGTGGCCGACATGTCCAAGATCCGGCTTCAACTGGACCAGGAGCGTCAGGCCTTGGCCGCCGAACTGTCCAAGGAAACCGGCGTGAAGTTCGGTCCCGGCGGCGGTTTCGGCCCCGGCATGGGCTTCGGTCCTGGCGGCTGCCCCGGCTACGGCGGCTGCGCCGGGTCCGGCGGCTGCCCCGCATACTAG
- the ftsW gene encoding putative lipid II flippase FtsW, which yields MNEAGRVPETAKHPDWWLLVAALLLAGFGIIMVLSASGIMAERYYGDKYIFFKKQAVYAALGLVAMFSIYRLPRKFFYNTTYLWVLGVILLLGLCALTPLGVSAGGAKRWLRLGPVSIQPLEFAKPALVLYLAYFFSRKQELVKTFSVGFLPPFFATGVLCLLLLLQPDFGGAVFLAMLLFFMCFVGGTRFIYLLLSFLFAGGAGWLLISSSPYRFKRWTAFLDPFKSAQAEGYQLVQSFYAFGSGKLFGAGLGAGRQKLFYLPEAHNDFIMAVAGEELGFIGLSAVLLVVAILLWRAFSIAYRQEDLQDRFTAFGMASILALGSVLNLAVVLGTVPPKGVPMPFVSYGGSSLIVCFVCVGFLLNLSRSAVRWRKS from the coding sequence ATGAACGAGGCCGGACGCGTTCCCGAAACCGCCAAGCACCCGGACTGGTGGCTCCTGGTGGCCGCCCTGCTTCTGGCGGGATTCGGGATCATCATGGTTCTCTCGGCCAGCGGGATCATGGCCGAGCGCTACTATGGGGACAAGTACATCTTCTTCAAGAAGCAGGCCGTGTACGCGGCCCTGGGCCTGGTGGCCATGTTCTCGATCTACCGTCTGCCGCGCAAGTTCTTCTACAACACGACCTATCTCTGGGTTCTGGGCGTGATCCTGCTCCTGGGCCTCTGCGCCCTCACGCCCCTGGGCGTGTCCGCGGGCGGCGCCAAGCGCTGGCTCCGCCTTGGTCCCGTCTCCATCCAGCCCCTGGAGTTCGCCAAACCGGCCCTGGTCCTCTACCTAGCCTATTTCTTCTCGCGCAAGCAGGAGTTGGTGAAGACCTTCAGCGTGGGCTTCCTGCCGCCCTTCTTCGCCACCGGGGTGCTCTGCCTGCTTCTGCTCCTCCAGCCGGACTTCGGCGGCGCGGTCTTCTTGGCCATGCTCCTCTTCTTCATGTGCTTCGTGGGCGGCACCCGATTCATCTACCTGCTGCTCTCGTTCCTCTTCGCGGGTGGGGCCGGCTGGCTGCTGATCAGCTCCTCGCCCTACCGCTTCAAACGCTGGACCGCCTTCCTGGACCCCTTCAAGAGCGCCCAGGCCGAGGGATACCAGCTCGTGCAATCCTTCTACGCCTTCGGCTCCGGCAAGCTCTTCGGCGCGGGCCTCGGCGCGGGCCGCCAAAAGCTCTTCTACCTGCCCGAGGCGCACAACGACTTCATCATGGCCGTGGCTGGAGAGGAACTGGGCTTCATCGGCCTCTCGGCCGTGCTGTTGGTGGTGGCGATCCTGCTCTGGCGGGCCTTCTCCATCGCCTACCGCCAGGAAGACCTGCAGGACCGCTTCACGGCCTTCGGCATGGCCTCCATTCTGGCCCTGGGCAGCGTGCTCAACCTGGCCGTGGTCCTCGGCACGGTGCCGCCCAAGGGCGTGCCCATGCCCTTCGTCAGCTACGGCGGCAGCAGCCTGATCGTCTGCTTCGTCTGCGTCGGATTCCTGTTGAACCTTTCGCGGAGCGCGGTGCGGTGGAGAAAATCGTGA
- the ftsA gene encoding cell division protein FtsA yields the protein MAKSDIVVGLDIGTTKIAAVVGEVTPDGVDIIGIGTSPSTGLRRGVVVNIEQTVQSIKKALEEAELMAGCEIRSVYAGIAGSHIKGFNSHGVIAVKGGEVTQRDVDRVIEAAKAVAIPLDREVIHTLPQEYIVDDQRGIADPLGMAGVRLEVKVHIVTGAVTSAQNIVRSCHRAGLDVSNIVLESLASSKAVLTAEEREIGVALVDIGGGTTDLAIFSKDSIKHTSVLALGGNNLTNDIAFGLRTPMMSAEKIKVDHGCALADLLADDEVIEVPSVGGRESRGMSKKVLAEICEPRCEEILALVDQDLIKSGYKNLIGAGVVLTGGTSLIHGMQDLAEQIFDLPVRIGYPSGIGGLKDVVNSPKFATAVGLLLYGAEEERGHEKPFRIRDENVFNRILGKMKKWFSDIA from the coding sequence ATGGCCAAGAGCGACATCGTAGTGGGCCTGGACATCGGGACCACCAAGATCGCGGCTGTCGTCGGCGAGGTCACGCCCGACGGCGTGGACATCATCGGCATCGGCACGAGCCCGTCCACGGGATTGCGGCGCGGCGTGGTGGTGAACATCGAGCAGACCGTGCAATCCATCAAGAAGGCCCTGGAAGAGGCCGAGCTGATGGCCGGATGCGAAATCCGCTCGGTCTACGCGGGCATCGCCGGAAGCCACATCAAGGGCTTCAATTCCCACGGCGTCATAGCGGTCAAGGGCGGCGAGGTGACCCAGCGCGACGTGGACCGGGTCATCGAGGCGGCCAAGGCCGTGGCCATCCCCCTGGACCGCGAGGTGATCCACACCCTGCCCCAGGAATACATCGTGGACGACCAGCGGGGCATCGCCGACCCCCTGGGCATGGCCGGGGTGCGCCTGGAGGTCAAGGTGCACATCGTCACCGGGGCCGTGACCTCGGCCCAGAACATCGTCCGCTCCTGCCACCGCGCGGGCCTGGACGTCTCGAACATCGTGCTTGAGTCCCTGGCCTCCAGCAAGGCCGTGCTCACGGCCGAGGAGCGCGAGATCGGCGTGGCCCTGGTGGACATCGGCGGCGGCACCACCGATCTGGCCATCTTCTCCAAGGACTCCATCAAGCACACCTCGGTGTTGGCCCTGGGCGGCAACAACCTGACCAACGACATCGCCTTCGGCCTGCGCACGCCGATGATGAGCGCCGAGAAGATCAAGGTCGACCACGGCTGCGCCCTGGCGGACCTCTTGGCCGACGACGAGGTCATCGAGGTGCCCAGCGTGGGCGGCCGCGAGTCCCGGGGCATGTCCAAGAAGGTCCTGGCCGAGATCTGCGAGCCGCGCTGCGAGGAGATCCTGGCCCTGGTGGACCAGGACCTGATCAAGTCCGGCTACAAGAACCTCATCGGCGCCGGAGTGGTGCTCACCGGCGGCACCTCGCTCATCCACGGGATGCAGGATCTGGCCGAGCAGATCTTCGACCTGCCGGTGCGCATCGGCTACCCGTCCGGCATCGGCGGGCTCAAGGACGTGGTCAACAGCCCCAAGTTCGCCACGGCGGTGGGGCTCCTGCTTTACGGGGCCGAGGAGGAACGCGGCCACGAAAAGCCGTTCCGCATCCGCGACGAAAACGTCTTCAACCGCATTCTGGGCAAAATGAAGAAATGGTTCTCTGACATCGCGTAG
- a CDS encoding radical SAM protein: MGSTRGLYFGRTSPPPVEHGGRLPVALAIPGDKGPALSTLGWQAVYRLLAAEAELSVERFFLGRGHDVPLSEEGKASLSSFPVLALSVSFEEDVLRLLRALKAAGIPRLRSERPDPPLLVAGGPLCFLNPAPLAPFCDLIWVGEAEAGFADLLRELKGHLFSGGDPQDFLAAVADRPGVYVPGRTRAATPRVVAGDGGPLLAEPAFSCFTGPEAVFKDALLLEVNRGCPYGCRFCAAGYIYRPPRHAALADLQAIVEDIRPPKVGLVGTALTDWPDLLPFLRWLDERKVKFSLSSLRADGLTEELLTFLRACGVRTVTLALEAPSRRLRLAASKKLEEADFLRAVELCARHGVNHLRVYCIIGWPDENEADYEEFSGFLGEIATARERGQVRKKEFLRLTLGVSCLVPKPWTPFQWAPMASEEYLDDALRRIKAMLKPYKGFSLSGDDAFLARVQGLISRGGEDVAELLLLAADHGGWKKGLALWGGDMSAVLDHERGKDEAFPWEVVDLGVRREHLRREWERSKQAKPSPGCPPAGCEACGVCGLGRRRNGT; encoded by the coding sequence ATGGGCTCGACGCGCGGCCTCTACTTCGGGCGGACATCCCCGCCGCCCGTGGAACATGGCGGCCGCCTGCCCGTGGCCCTGGCCATTCCCGGCGACAAGGGGCCGGCGCTCTCCACCTTGGGCTGGCAGGCCGTGTACCGGCTGCTGGCCGCCGAGGCGGAACTCTCGGTGGAGCGGTTCTTCCTCGGCCGGGGGCACGACGTCCCCCTGTCGGAAGAAGGCAAGGCATCCCTGTCCTCGTTCCCGGTTCTGGCCTTGAGCGTCTCGTTCGAGGAGGACGTCCTCCGCCTCCTCCGAGCGCTCAAGGCCGCGGGAATCCCCAGGCTGCGAAGTGAGCGGCCCGATCCGCCCCTGCTGGTGGCGGGCGGGCCGCTCTGTTTTCTCAATCCCGCCCCCCTGGCCCCGTTCTGCGACCTGATCTGGGTGGGCGAGGCCGAGGCGGGCTTCGCGGACCTTCTCCGCGAACTCAAGGGGCACCTCTTCTCCGGCGGCGATCCCCAGGACTTTCTGGCCGCCGTGGCCGACCGGCCGGGCGTCTACGTCCCGGGCCGCACCCGCGCGGCCACGCCCAGGGTCGTGGCCGGGGACGGCGGCCCGCTCCTGGCCGAGCCCGCCTTCTCTTGCTTCACCGGACCCGAGGCCGTCTTCAAGGACGCCCTGCTCCTGGAAGTCAACCGGGGCTGTCCCTACGGCTGCCGCTTCTGCGCCGCCGGATACATCTACCGCCCGCCGCGCCACGCGGCCCTGGCCGACCTCCAGGCCATCGTGGAGGACATCCGGCCGCCCAAGGTCGGACTGGTGGGCACGGCCCTCACGGACTGGCCGGACCTGCTGCCCTTCCTGCGCTGGCTCGACGAACGCAAGGTGAAGTTCTCCCTCTCCTCCCTGCGCGCCGACGGGCTCACCGAGGAACTGCTGACCTTTCTGCGCGCCTGCGGGGTGCGCACCGTGACCCTGGCCCTGGAGGCCCCCAGCCGCCGCCTGCGGCTGGCCGCCAGCAAGAAGCTGGAGGAGGCCGACTTCCTGCGCGCCGTGGAACTCTGCGCCCGCCACGGGGTCAACCACCTGCGGGTCTACTGCATCATCGGCTGGCCCGACGAGAACGAGGCCGACTACGAGGAGTTTTCCGGCTTCCTGGGCGAGATCGCGACCGCCCGGGAGCGCGGACAGGTGCGCAAGAAGGAGTTCCTGCGCCTGACCCTGGGCGTGAGCTGCCTGGTGCCCAAACCCTGGACACCGTTCCAGTGGGCGCCCATGGCCTCCGAGGAATACCTGGACGACGCCCTGCGCCGGATCAAGGCCATGCTCAAGCCCTACAAGGGTTTCAGCCTGTCCGGCGACGACGCCTTCCTGGCCCGGGTCCAGGGCCTCATCTCGCGGGGCGGCGAGGACGTGGCCGAACTTCTGCTTCTGGCCGCCGACCACGGCGGCTGGAAAAAAGGCCTGGCCCTCTGGGGCGGCGACATGTCCGCCGTGCTGGACCACGAGCGCGGCAAGGACGAGGCCTTTCCCTGGGAGGTCGTGGACCTGGGCGTCCGCCGCGAACACCTCCGGCGCGAGTGGGAGCGGAGCAAACAGGCCAAGCCCTCCCCGGGATGCCCACCGGCGGGCTGCGAGGCCTGCGGCGTCTGCGGCCTGGGCCGCCGCCGAAACGGAACCTAG
- the murB gene encoding UDP-N-acetylmuramate dehydrogenase → MALSVREKPLLRELTTLGLGGTALAEAVVRAESDLDELSGFFARSGGRPFVLGGGSNILALDEDSDLVLVSVRNADLPEAPAGNGATLVRAGAGLPLPRLLKFCEETGLSGLEPLAGIPGRVGGAVAMNAGSYGAEMKDLLARVRLWTPDRGLFWVEARDCVFGYRHFEVPSGIGRHLVWEAEFRLACADPSAVRAKAREIHERKKATQPVNARSAGCVFKNPPGKSAGMLLDQAGFKGRRVGNMAFSELHANFLVNLGGGRSAEALELLDTARATVLDRFGERLETEVIILS, encoded by the coding sequence ATGGCCCTGAGCGTGCGCGAAAAACCGCTCCTGCGGGAGCTGACCACCCTGGGACTGGGCGGAACCGCCCTGGCCGAGGCCGTGGTGCGCGCCGAGTCCGATCTGGACGAACTCTCGGGGTTCTTCGCCCGTTCCGGCGGCCGTCCCTTCGTGCTCGGCGGCGGAAGCAACATCCTGGCCCTGGACGAGGATTCGGACCTGGTGCTGGTGAGCGTCCGCAACGCCGACCTGCCCGAGGCCCCGGCCGGGAACGGCGCGACGCTGGTCCGCGCGGGCGCGGGCCTGCCCCTGCCCCGGCTGCTCAAGTTCTGCGAGGAGACCGGGCTCTCCGGCCTGGAGCCCCTGGCGGGCATTCCCGGCCGCGTGGGCGGGGCCGTGGCCATGAACGCCGGATCCTACGGCGCGGAGATGAAGGACCTGCTCGCCCGGGTGCGTCTCTGGACCCCGGATCGCGGGCTGTTCTGGGTCGAGGCCCGGGACTGCGTCTTCGGCTACCGGCATTTCGAGGTCCCGTCCGGGATCGGCCGCCACCTCGTATGGGAGGCCGAGTTCCGCCTGGCCTGCGCCGACCCGTCCGCCGTGCGGGCCAAGGCCCGGGAGATTCACGAGCGCAAGAAGGCCACCCAGCCCGTGAACGCGCGCAGCGCGGGCTGCGTGTTCAAGAACCCGCCCGGCAAGAGCGCCGGGATGCTTTTGGACCAGGCCGGATTCAAGGGCCGCCGCGTCGGGAACATGGCCTTTTCGGAACTGCACGCCAATTTCCTGGTCAACCTGGGCGGAGGCCGGAGCGCCGAGGCCCTGGAGCTTCTGGACACGGCCCGGGCCACCGTGCTCGACCGGTTCGGGGAACGCCTGGAAACGGAGGTCATCATCCTGTCATGA
- a CDS encoding cell division protein FtsQ/DivIB: MSTLAMRQGRLKIGAKRGNRFKKASRPAGSPSRLSSGVSLFAGLCRGALCLTLLLGVLGALGVGLLYGYRYVTIHPYFSLREIQVTGNERLNYGEVLTLGDLALGQNCLDVNVAEVERALSQNPWVAQASVRRELPNRLFIQVKERVPVFWVQREGKLLYADASGAVIAPVEPGRFHSLPLLEVDKESAGDSRALATIVGMMQSRDLPFGLGQIAWVHLTSSGDAEFQLDTEGFTLRFPMRDWRSELSRIAAVWQDLRRRGELPGVASIAAVEGMVCVKKKTPQHSS; this comes from the coding sequence ATGAGCACGCTGGCCATGCGGCAAGGCCGCCTCAAAATCGGCGCCAAGCGCGGCAACCGCTTCAAGAAGGCGTCCCGTCCGGCGGGCTCGCCCTCGCGACTGTCCTCCGGGGTGTCCCTGTTCGCCGGGCTCTGCCGGGGCGCGCTCTGCCTGACGCTCCTCCTGGGCGTCCTCGGCGCCCTCGGCGTGGGGCTGCTCTACGGCTACCGCTACGTGACCATCCATCCCTATTTCTCCCTGCGCGAAATCCAGGTCACGGGCAACGAACGCCTGAACTACGGCGAGGTGCTCACTCTGGGCGACCTGGCCCTGGGCCAGAACTGCCTGGACGTGAACGTGGCCGAGGTGGAGCGGGCCCTCTCCCAGAATCCATGGGTGGCCCAGGCCTCGGTGCGCCGCGAACTGCCCAACCGGCTGTTCATCCAGGTCAAGGAGCGCGTGCCCGTGTTCTGGGTCCAGCGCGAAGGCAAGCTGCTCTACGCCGACGCCTCGGGCGCGGTCATCGCGCCGGTGGAGCCGGGCCGATTCCACTCCCTGCCCCTCTTGGAGGTGGACAAGGAGAGCGCCGGAGACTCCCGGGCCCTGGCCACCATCGTGGGCATGATGCAGAGCCGCGACCTGCCCTTCGGTCTGGGACAGATCGCCTGGGTCCATCTGACCTCCTCGGGCGACGCGGAATTCCAGCTGGATACCGAGGGCTTCACCCTGCGTTTCCCCATGCGCGACTGGCGCTCGGAGCTGTCGCGCATCGCGGCGGTCTGGCAGGATCTGCGCCGCCGGGGAGAGCTTCCCGGGGTCGCCTCCATCGCCGCTGTGGAGGGCATGGTCTGCGTGAAGAAAAAGACGCCGCAACACTCTTCGTGA